In a single window of the Oscarella lobularis chromosome 2, ooOscLobu1.1, whole genome shotgun sequence genome:
- the LOC136183835 gene encoding solute carrier family 15 member 2-like, with the protein MDDLSLKSTPSWPEDAVSATPTDSEDGIPNGKTEKTNEVLSLLPKGKKTMQVGRLADKRCCRFPASIPFIIGNEFCERFNYYGIRAIMVLYLTRHLGYSDDTGTALYHVFTMLAYFTPLIGAIIADSWWGKFRTILYLSIVYAIGGIFISLTALPIDEPANRYVPFIGFLLVAFGTGGIKPCVAAFGGDQFDMTDPDEALLRQKFFSFFYFSINAGSVISIFLTPILRGDVQCYDDDCYPLAFGVPAALMVIAIVIFVLGSPMYKRQNPEGNVVVSVIKCIWAAARSKGKDERFLDRAQSRGFSPDFISDVRKALKVLIIFLPLPVFWALFDQQGSRWTLQAAQMNGYIGFATLKPDQMSAINPVFILLFIPIFETVIYPCLRRCKIPMRPLQRMGIGMIFAGAAFVVAGFVQISIDNAAYKGPPSSASSVRFINAYPNNVTVQMGNPSDPPILSSNLSLAEASDKVEIPSGLFYAFVSTSDEQQRNVSLNLTGGYDYTTLIAGNGSAILVEQLVNNITLPSKDSGGVAIINAAPDRLPLLAVNLTHGDSNYSLSTHNRSNPLLPYTLSASEEIPPEDYLVQIYNLSNCVFGNCSEPIANLTVEVENGAKYILVVALGSTSDEITLRIYEDVPPASVSILWQIPQYVVITAGEVMFSITGLEFAYSQAPESMKSLMQAAWLLTVAFGNLIDVIVAESALFEQYIEFFFFAGLTGVTVIIFIILAIRYKYVDEDEKEGPKDFGSKDSKTPDDDDNAKNHVASQKTDQASDSQHLLSSDSLDQVTTAF; encoded by the exons ATGGACGATCTCAGTCTAAAGTCGACGCCTTCGTGGCCGGAGGACGCAGTGTCTGCGACGCCGACGGACAGCGAAG ACGGGATTCCAAATGGCAAAACGGAGAAGACAAATGAAG ttTTAAGCCTTTTGCCTAAAGGGAAGAAAACAATGCAGGTCGGACGATTGGCAGATAAG agaTGCTGTCGTTTTCCTGCAAGCATACCGTTTATCATTGGCAACGAGTTCTGCGAACGATTCAACTACTATGGAATTCGCG CCATCATGGTGTTATACCTCACACGACACTTGGGCTATTCGGACGACACGGGCACGGCCCTGTATCACGTCTTCACCATGCTCGCTTACTTCACGCCGCTCATCGGCGCTATTATTGCAGACAGCTGGTGGGGAAAATTTCG AACGATTCTGTACCTTTCTATTGTTTACGCCATTGGAGGGATATTCATTTCCTTGACTGCTCTGCCTATAGATGAACCGGCGAATAG ATACGTACCCTTTATTGGGTTCTTATTGGTTGCCTTTGGCACCGGCGGCATCAAGCCGTGCGTCGCTGCATTTGGTGGTGATCAGTTCGATATGACTGATCCCGATGAG GCTTTGCTTCGACAAaaattcttctccttcttttatttttcaatCAATGCCGGTAGCGTCATTTCCATTTTTCTTACGCCAATATTACgcg GCGACGTGCAGTGCTACGACGATGATTGTTATCCTCTGGCCTTTGGAGTTCCGGCCGCTCTAATGGTCATAGCCATTG TGATATTTGTTCTGGGAAGTCCCATGTATAAGAGACAGAATCCTGAAGGAAACGTGGTGGTCAGTGTTATCAAATGCATTTGG GCTGCTGCAAGGAGCAAGGGGAAGGACGAGCGTTTTCTTGACAGGGCTCAAAGCAGGGGATTTTCC CCTGATTttatttctgacgtcagaaaggCTCTCAAAGTTTTGATTATATTTTTGCCGCTGCCTGTATTCTGGGCTTTATTTGACCAACAA GGATCACGATGGACTTTGCAAGCTGCGCAGATGAACGGATACATT GGCTTTGCTACTTTGAAGCCGGATCAGATGTCT GCTATCAATCCCGTTTTCATCTTGCTTTTTATTCCAATTTTTGAAACTGTTATATATCCGTGTCTACGTCGATGCAAGATTCCGATGAG ACCCTTACAGCGAATGGGTATTGGTATGATTTTTGCCGGTGCAgcttttgtcgtcgccggattCGTTCAGATATCTATTGAC AATGCTGCCTACAAGGGACCTCCCTCGTCGGCGTCCAGCGTTCGATTTATCAACGCCTATCCGAATAACGTCACCGTTCAGATGGGAAACCCGTCGGATCCTCCAATCTTGAGTAGCAATTTGAGCCTTGCCGAA GCATCTGATAAGGTCGAGATTCCATCGGGCCTGTTTTACGCTTTCGTCTCCACAAGTGACGAACAGCAGAGAAATGTATCCTTGAACCTGACAGGCGGTTACGACTACACAACCCTGATTGCGGGAAACGGAAGCGCTATCCTAGTCGAACAG CTGGTCAATAATATTACACTTCCTTCGAAGGATAGCGGAGGCGTAGC TATTATTAATGCAGCGCCTGATCGTCTTCCCCTGCTCGCCGTGAATCTGACTCACGGTGACAGCAACTACAGTCTCTCGACTCACAACCGCTCCAATCCTCTACTACCATACACGCTTTCCGCGTCCGAAGAGATTCCACCGGAAGA TTACCTCGTGCAAATTTACAACTTATCGAATTGTGTCTTTGGCAATTGCAGTGAACCGATTGCG AATTTGACTGTCGAAGTGGAAAACGGAGCCAAGTACATACTTGTCGTCGCATTGGGCTCGACGTCGGACGAAATTACCCTTCGAATCTACGAAGACGTTCCTCCTGCTTCGGTTTCGATTCTTTGGCAGATTCCCCAGTACGTCGTGATAACGGCCGGCGAAGTCATGTTTTCGATAACAGGCTTAGAATTTGCCTATTCTCAA GCTCCCGAGAGCATGAAATCGTTGATGCAGGCCGCTTGGTTGTTGACTGTTGCCTTTGGAAAtctcatcgacgtcattgtggCTGAAAGTGCACTCTTTGAACAG TATatcgaattctttttctttgccggTCTCACTGGAGTGACGGTCATCATTTTCATCATTCTTGCAATTCGCTACAAGTAcgtggacgaagacgagaaagaaggccCAAAAGACTTTGGATCGAAAGACTCAAAGACGccagacgatgacgacaacgcaaaaaatcacgtggcCAGTCAAAAGACTGACCAAGCAAGCGATAGTCAACACTTGCTGTCATCTGACTCTTTGGATCAGGTAACTACTGCCTTTTAA
- the LOC136183840 gene encoding NEDD8-conjugating enzyme UBE2F-like, with translation MFKLQQKKKEEQAKKAADADKPPSMQKQVSVRTRYLTRELTELELPSTCKMNFDNVDDLREFTLVIQPDEGYWKGGSFTFQVKVPEEYNVKPPNVLCKTRIWHPNIAENGRICLSLLREHALDGMGWLPTRTLKDVVWGLNSLFTDLVDFDDPLNVEAAEQYKKSESNFSQRVRSYVDQFAK, from the exons atgtTCAAGctgcagcagaaaaagaaagaggagcagGCGAAGAAGGCAGCCGATGCCGACAAGCCTCCATCGATGCAAAAGCAGGTCTCCGTTCGAACGCGATACCTAACAAGAG AACTGACCGAATTGGAGCTACCTT CGACGTGCAAGATGAATTTTGACAATGTCGATGACCTGAGGGAATTCACTCTTGTCATTCAGCCAG ATGAGGGATACTGGAAGGGAGGCAGTTTCACTTTTCAAGTCAAAGTGCCAGAGGAATACAATGTCAAG CCGCCGAACGTTCTGTGCAAGACGAGAATTTGGCATCCGAACATTGCTGAAAATGGGAGGATATGTCTTAG CCTTCTACGAGAACACGCTCTCGATGGAATGGGTTGGCTTCCGACGCGAACGCTCAAGGACGTCGTGTGGGGACTCAATTCACTATTCACA GATTTGGTCGACTTTGACGATCCGTTAAACGTTGAGGCGGCTGAGCAGTATAAAAAAAGCGAG AGTAATTTTTCCCAGCGAGTGCGAAGCTACGTTGACCAGTTTGCCAAATGA
- the LOC136183836 gene encoding protein arginine N-methyltransferase 7-like: MFCQRINPVTGLVEWIREDDNAADDYDDKIARSQYGDMLHDADRNRKYSEAIYSAIQEFRREFAERPCHVLDIGTGSGILAMMAAKCGADRITACEVYEPLVNIAKEVIEKNQLKSNDIKVIPKRSTQIEIGRDMESKANLLVTEIFDTELIGEGVIPTIKHALENLLEPKSLIVPHSAQVFVQLLECPALYDWHELNPKQINKQYGIEIPLKMKQCCGIPSVHDVHVSELKCKRLSEPISSFHFNFTNASELKLTNSRSSSFSASQSGVAHALVMWWTLHLDSANTIRISTEPDWIDKGKIKPWRDHWMQGVFYLPQPLVINKDDVLSLRSVHDEYSIWFSVVEDQSLPLEIERPLCVCGAHLVWGRSRFAMLNDSGFCEKFATVLKKVVSTGARSCAAVGDASLLPFMANSLGIEKTLYCEYHRGISQVVSQLRDFNKRSESSIRLVSKPPTSLTNEDIEDAEQFDVYLAEPYLSSAALPWHNLYFWYARQHLSRWLKSRCTVIPMKAVLVAMAVQFRDLWKIKRPVGCVEGFDLTSFDKYTKSDHDDFHQLEPDAYHLWEYPGWALSKPIPLLEFDVSNPTQSKTSVVSIPIKRAGTCHAFVLWMDYFLDADTVLSTGLAEDPKAREELVWEKHWKQAVLFLKAFIDVKERENADPNLPLHTVDLRAKFHSESGAIVFKF, encoded by the exons ATGTTCTGTCAGAGAATCAATCCAGTTACTGGTTTGGTTGAATGGATACGGGAAGACGACAATGCGGCTGACGATtacgacgacaaaatcgcCAG ATCTCAGTACGGGGATATGCTTCACGACGCAGACAGA AATAGAAAATATTCTGAAGCAATCTACTCTGCCATTcaagaatttcgtcgcgaattcGCCGAAAGACCGTGTCACGTTTTGGATATTGGAACGGGATCTGGCATATTGGCAATGATGGCTGCAAAATGCGGAGCTGATAGGATAACTGCTTGTGAG gTTTATGAACCACTAGTGAACATTGCCAAAGAAGTcatagagaaaaatcaattaaagTCTAATGATATCAAAGTGATACCGAAACGGTCAACGCAAATTGAAATAGGTCGAG ACATGGAATCGAAGGCTAATTTACTCGTGACAGAGATTTTTGATACTGAACTCATCGGAGAAGGGGTGATTCCAACCATCAAACATGCCTTAGAAAATCTCTTGGAG CCCAAGTCCTTGATTGTTCCTCACTCTGCTCAAGTCTTTGTCCAATTGCTTGAGTGTCCTGCACTGTATGATTGGCATGAATTGAATCCAAAGCAA ATCAATAAGCAATATGGGATAGAGATTCCTTTGAAAATGAAGCAATGTTGTGGAATTCCTTCCGTGCACGACGTTCACGTGTCTGAATTGAAATGCAAGCGTCTGTCGGAGCCGATATCTAGCTTCCA tttCAATTTTACAAATGCCAGCGAACTGAAGCTTACCAATAGTCGCAGTTCATCTTTCTCTGCAAGCCAATCGGGAGTGGCTCACGCCTTGGTCATGTGGTGGACTCTTCACCTCGATTCAGCCAACACAATCCGGATATCAACAGAACCCGATTGGATCGACAAAGGCAAGATAAAACCG TGGAGAGATCATTGGATGCAGGGAGTCTTCTACTTACCGCAGCCTCTGGTTATCAATAAAG ATGACGTTCTCAGTCTTCGTTCCGTTCATGACGAGTACAGCATTTGGTTTTCGGTCGTCGAAGACCAATCGTTGCCTCT TGAAATTGAGCGGCCTCTTTGCGTCTGCGGTGCTCACTTGGTTTGGGGAAGATCTCGATTTGCGATGCTGAACGACTCTGGCTTTTGTGAAAAATTTGCCACCGTCTTAAAAAAA GTTGTTAGCACGGGAGCAAGGTCGTGTGCTGCCGTCGGAGACGCCTCTCTGCTGCCCTTCATGGCAAACTCTCTGGGAATAGAAAAG ACTTTATACTGTGAATACCATAGAGGCATCAGCCAAGTTGTCTCGCAG CTTCGAGATTTCAATAAGCGTAGCGAATCCTCCATTCGTCTTGTAAGTAAACCTCCAACAAGTCTTACAAATGAAGATATTGAGGATGCAGAACAG TTTGACGTTTATCTTGCCGAGCCGTATTTGAGTTCGGCCGCTCTGCCCTGGCACAACTTGTATTTCTGGTACGCAAGACAGCATCTGAGTCGATGGCTAAAATCGCGGTGCACCGTCATACCAATGAAAGCCGTTTTAGTTGCCATGGCAG TTCAATTCAGAGATCTGTGGAAAATTAAGCGTCCAGTTGGCTGCGTGGAGGGCTTTGATCTTACCTCATTTGACAAATACACGAAA AGTGACCATGACGATTTTCATCAGCTAGAACCTGATGCATATCACTTGTGGGAGTACCCAGGTTGGGCGCTGTCGAAACCGATTCCACTATTGGAATTCGACGTCAGCAATCCAACACAAAGCAAAACGTCTGTAGTATCAATTCCAATTAAAAG AGCCGGAACGTGCCATGCTTTCGTCCTCTGGATGGATTATTTTCTGGATGCCGATACCGTTTTGTCAACTGGATTAGCCGAG GATCCCAAAGCGAGAGAAGAGTTAGTGTGGGAGAAACACTGGAAACAGgctgttttatttttaaaagCTTTTATTGACGTCAAGGAGAGGGAAAATGCCGATCCTAATTTACCGCTACACACAGTAGACCTAAGAGCCAAATTCCATTCGGAGAGTGGAGCTATTGTATTCAAATTTTGA
- the LOC136183837 gene encoding splicing factor 3A subunit 3-like, which translates to METLVEQQRRYHEERERLEDAMVQEKLLKKSSVREHINSEHRIKDLLDRSRSSCKALVELYEDEDGSRKEEIQSLSGPNELNEFYDRFRQLKEFHRRYPGEIQEPMQLEFMRLAEERKNPSEQYQNLVDFSDEEGYGKYLDLHRLYVRFVNIKGMEKMDYLRYLNVFGQLYDINKEKKGHDYHKYLDHLLDYLYNYCSRVKPLMDIDKELVEKATKDFDIQWATGIFPGWKKDSGSAMMKTGAPLDLSGFASSKDLALLGLDRLKSALMALGLKCGGTLQERSERLFSTKGKDLSSLPPAVFAKGRKAQPKDIDERNREIAYKEAQIYFFVEVLADQKKATRDNVERKQARTAGELEEEEEEEEEAPASDSDSDEGDAIPYNPKNLPLGWDGKPIPYWLYKLHGLNMYYECEVCGNYRYRGPKAFQRHFSEWRHAHGMRCLGIPNTAHFANITSIPEAQQLWAKLKANKEKERWQADREEEFEDSLGNVVTKKTYEDLRKQGLL; encoded by the exons ATGGAGACTCTCGTGGAGCAACAGCGTCGCTATCACGAAGAACGAGAGCGTCTCGAAGACGCCATGGTACAGGAAAAGCTACTGAAAAAGTCCTCG GTGAGGGAGCACATCAACTCGGAACATCGGATCAAGGACCTGTTGGAC CGATCGAGATCGTCCTGCAAGGCCCTCGTCGAATTGTACGAAGATGAAGACGG CTCACGAAAAGAGGAGATTCAGTCTCTCTCCGGTCCCAATGAGCTTAATGAGTTCtacgatcgatttcgacagTTGAAGGAATTTCATCGACGATATCCTGGAGAG ATTCAAGAGCCCATGCAACTTGAGTTTATGAGGTTGGCCGAGGAGAGGAAGAATCCGAGCGAACAATACCAGA ATTTGGTTGACTTTAGCGATGAAGAGGGATATGGAAAGTATTTAGATTTACATCGTCTCTACGTGAGATTTGTCAACATCAAAGGAATGGAG AAAATGGATTATTTGAGATATCTGAACGTGTTCGGGCAACTTTACGACATCAAtaaggagaaaaaaggacATGATTATCACAA GTATTTAGATCACCTCCTCGATTATCTGTACAACTACTGCAGTCGCGTCAAACCTCTCATGGACATTGACAAGGAATTAGtagaaaaggcgacgaaagattTTGACATTCAGTGGGCCACTGGAATTTTCCCTGGATGGAAA AAAGACAGTGGTAGTGCAATGATGAAGACTGGCGCTCCGCTGGATCTATCTGGATTTGCGTCTAGCAAAGATTTAGCTCTTTTGGGGCTGGATCGTCTGAAGTCAGCTCTGATGGCATTGGGACTCAAATGCGGAGG CACATTGCAAGAAAGATCCGAGAGACTCTTTAGTACTAAAG gaaAGGACTTATCAAGTCTTCCTCCAGCTGTGTTTGCTAAGGGAAGAAAGGCCCAGCCGAA GGACATTGACGAGAGGAATCGAGAAATTGCATACAAGGAAGCTCAAATCTATTTCTTCGTTGAAGTGCTGGCT gatcaaaagaaagcgactAGGGATAACGTAGAACGAAAGCAAGCCAGAACAGCCGGAGAACTCGAG gaggaagaagaggaagaagaggaagcacCTGCTAGCGATTCTGACTCAGACGAAGGTGATGCTATTCCGTACAATCCAAAGAATCTTCCGCTAGGCTGGGATGGAAAG CCTATACCCTATTGGCTTTACAAACTACACGGATTGAATATGTACTACGAATGTGAAGTCTGTGGAAATTATCGATACAGAGGACCCAAGGCATTTCAAAGGCATTTTTCG gaatGGCGTCACGCTCACGGAATGCGTTGCCTCGGAATTCCCAATACGGCTCACTTTGCTAATATCACAAGCATACCTGAAGCTCAGCAAC TTTGGGCGAAACTCAAAGCAaacaaggaaaaggaaagatgGCAGGCAGATCGAGAggaagaatttgaagacTCACTTGGCAATGTCGtcacaaagaaaacgtaTGAGGACTTGAGAAAGCAAGGTTTGTTGTGA
- the LOC136183839 gene encoding protoheme IX farnesyltransferase, mitochondrial-like — MLEHICPCRHSAILASRLFARFRSRYAGAIVRLRKEEEDRESIDIDADEKLTQLSWKRLPKFYLQLSKYRLTGLVVMTAMAGYAIAPESLELGTFAWLSLGTGLCSAAANAINQYIEIPYDSKMSRTKNRVLVRKFITPLHAIGFASVSGLTGVLALATQVNVLTAALGAANIVLYTAAYTPLKRVTILNTWIGAVVGAVPPLMGYAANVGELGLGCLPLFGLLFSWQMVHFNALSWNLKGDYTRGGYKMMAVSDPNLCRRVALRHCLALIPVCVMAPLFGVTTWWFVVDSSVVNAWFAWLGWRFYKRADNRSARRLFQFSLLHLPLIMALMLINKKHWGGQKEEEEDSNVETEFASVAVHM, encoded by the exons ATGCTTGAGCACATCTGTCCTTGCC GTCATTCAGCCATCCTCGCGAGTCGTCTCTTCGCGAGATTCCGATCG CGCTACGCAGGTGCCATAGTTCGACTtcgcaaagaagaagaagaccgaGAATCAATTGATATCGATGCCGATGAAAAATTGACTCAGTTGTCATGGAAACGGCTACCCAAGTTCTATCTACAGCTATCAAAATATAGGCTGACAG GATTGGTTGTCATGACGGCAATGGCTGGATACGCAATTGCTCCTGAATCACTTGAGCTAGGAACATTTGCGTGGCTCTCTCTAGGTACAGGACTGTGTTCGGCCGCAGCCAATGCAATAAATCAG TATATAGAAATTCCTTACGACTCAAAAATGTCTCGAACGAAGAACAGGGTCCTAGTTCGCAAATTCATAAC GCCTTTGCACGCTATTGGCTTTGCATCAGTGTCAGGATTGACGGGGGTCCTTGCACTGGCAACGCAGGTGAACGTCCTGACAGCCGCACTTGGAGCAGCCAACATCGTACTCTACACCGCAGCCTATACGCCTCTAAAACGAGTCACGATACTGAATACGTGGATTGgagccgtcgtcggcgcggTGCCGCCTCTTATGGGATACGCGGCGAATGTGGGCGAACTTGGACTGGGCTGTCTGCCCTTATTCGGACTTCTCTTCTCGTGGCAAATGGTTCATTTTAATGCGCTGAGTTGGAATCTCAAGGGGGACTACACTCGGGGTGGATATAAGATGATGGCTGTGTCTGATCCGAACTTGTGTCGGCGTGTTGCTTTGAGACATTGTCTCGCTTTGATACCCGTTTGCGTTATGGCTCCGTTGTTTGGTGTGACTACGTGGTGGTTTGTTGTTGATTCGTCGGTGGTGAATGCGTGGTTTGCTTGGTTAGGGTGGAGGTTCTACAAGAGGGCGGACAATCGGTCGGCGAGACGACTTTTTCAGTTCAGTTTGTTGCACTTGCCGTTGATTATGGCGCTGATGTTGATCAATAAGAAGCACTGGGGTGggcagaaagaagaggaagaagacagTAACGTTGAAACTGAGTTTGCTAGTGTCGCTGTTCATATGTAA